The following DNA comes from Marichromatium purpuratum 984.
ACGGCCAGCAACGACTGAGTCAGCCCGTGCGCCCCGCCCGCCGGCGGGGCGCTGTCGCCGTCGCCCGCACGACTGCTATCATCCCCGCCACATGCACCGACGGTGGTCCCGCCTGGTCGCCGTCCGCACCCTGTGGAGGTCTGCGCCATGCGCATCCTGGTGGGGGACATCGGTGGCACCAAGACGGCGCTCGCCATGGTCGAGTCGGTCGCCGGTGGTCTCGTGTTGCACCATCCCGAACGCTATCCGAGTGCCGCGCATGCGGGGCTCGAGTCGATCGTGCGCCATTATCTGGCCGCGCACGCGGTCTCCTGCACCGGTGCGGCCTTCGCCATCGCCGGCCCGGTGTCGGGGCGTCGCAGCCGAGTTACCAACCTGACCTGGCAGATCGATGCCGATGCCCTCGAGCATGCATGCGGCCTTTCGCGGGTGCTGTTGCTCAACGACCTCGAAGCGGTGGCCTGGGGGGTCGCGGCGCTGGCGCCCGAGGATGTCTGCGAACTCCAGCCGGGTGAGCCCGGGGCCGTCGGCAACCGCTGCGTGATCGCCGCCGGGACCGGGCTCGGCGAGGCCGGTCTGTTCTGGGACGGGCATCGCCATCATCCCTTCGCCACTGAGGGCGGGCACGCCGAGTTCGCCGCGACCGATGCCCGTGAATGGGCGCTGCGCGAATTCCTCGGGCGCCGTCACGCCCGGGTGAGCTGGGAGCGGCTGGTCTCCGGGATGGGTATCAGCGCCCTCCACGCCTTCTGCTGCGAGCACGCCGGCGAGCGGTCACCGTACCCCGTACTCGAGCCGGCCGCGGTTGCCGCCGGCGCGCGCGCGGGCGACGCCCGCTGTGTCGAGACGATGGCGCTGTTCTTCCGTCTCTATGGTCGCGAGGCCGGGGATCTGGCGCTCAAGCAGATGGCGCTCGGCGGGGTCTATCTCGGCGGCGGCATCGCCCCGCGCAACCTCGAGGCGCTGCGTGCCAGCGCCTTCCTCGATGGTTTTCTCGACAAGGGGCGGATGCGCGGGTTGATGCAGCGCATGCCGGTGCGAGTGATCCTGCAGCCGCGGGTGGCGCTGCTCGGCGCGGCGCGCGCCTGGCAGGGCGATGAGTCGCCCGGACGGCCCGCTGTGGCAGCAGGGTGAGGTCAACGACGAGTGCGCGCCTCGAGCGCGCGTCACAGGAGAACAACCTTTGAGCCAGCAACTGAAGATCACCGGGCTGAGCTGTCAGCACTGCGAGCGTCGCGTCGGCGAGGCCCTGGTCGCGGTCGCCGGGGTCGAGTCGGTGAGCATCGACCTCGAGGCCGGTCGCGCGCGGGTGGAGGGCGCGGCCGAGTCCGCCACCCTGATCGCCGCCGTGGAGGCTGCCGGCTACCAGGCCGAGCCCTGCTGAGTGCGCTCATCCGCGCGCCCGCCCGGGGCGCGCATCCTGCGCTAACACGTCTTTCAATACGCCCTCGCCAGTTCGTGCCGGCGGGGGCGTCGTTCGTCATGGAGAACCTGGAGAATCTGTCGTATGTCGAGTCGTGAACGGATCGGTGCCTGGATCGAGTCCGATCCCGTCCAACGCGTGATCATCAGTCTGATCGCCCTCAATGCCATGACCCTGGGGTTGCAGACCTCGCCGGCGCTGGTCGCCGACTTCGGCGGCGCGCTGCACCTGATCGATCAGGCGGTGCTCGCGGTGTTCGTGGTCGAGATCCTGCTCAAGCTCTATGCGCGGGGGGCGCGTTTCTTCGCCAGTGGCTGGAACTTGTTCGACTTCACCGTGGTGGCCATCGCCCTGGTCCCGGCCAGCGGACCGCTGGCGGTGTTGCGCGCGCTGCGCGTGCTGCGGGTGCTGCGACTGATCTCGATGGCGCCGCGACTGCGCTTCGTGGTCGAGGCGTTGCTCAAGGCGCTGCCCGGGATCTCCTCGATCGCGCTGCTGATGCTGATCCTCTTCTACGTCTTCGCGGTGATGGCCACCGGGCTGTTCGGCGAGCGCTTCCCGGAGTGGTTCGGCGGGCTCGGCGCCTCCATGTACACCCTGTTCCAGGTGATGACCCTGGAGAGCTGGTCGATGGGGATCGTGCGTCCGGTGATGGCGGCCTATCCGCTGGCCTGGCTGTTCTTCATCCCCTTCATCCTCATCGCCACCTTCACCATGCTCAACCTGTTCATCGGCATCATCGTCGACACCATGCAGACACTGCACGATGCCCAGCACCAGGGAACGCGCGACGAGCTGGAGCGCTCGATGCACCGTGACAACGCCCAGCTCGAGCACGAG
Coding sequences within:
- the glk gene encoding glucokinase yields the protein MRILVGDIGGTKTALAMVESVAGGLVLHHPERYPSAAHAGLESIVRHYLAAHAVSCTGAAFAIAGPVSGRRSRVTNLTWQIDADALEHACGLSRVLLLNDLEAVAWGVAALAPEDVCELQPGEPGAVGNRCVIAAGTGLGEAGLFWDGHRHHPFATEGGHAEFAATDAREWALREFLGRRHARVSWERLVSGMGISALHAFCCEHAGERSPYPVLEPAAVAAGARAGDARCVETMALFFRLYGREAGDLALKQMALGGVYLGGGIAPRNLEALRASAFLDGFLDKGRMRGLMQRMPVRVILQPRVALLGAARAWQGDESPGRPAVAAG
- a CDS encoding heavy-metal-associated domain-containing protein; amino-acid sequence: MSQQLKITGLSCQHCERRVGEALVAVAGVESVSIDLEAGRARVEGAAESATLIAAVEAAGYQAEPC
- a CDS encoding ion transporter, whose product is MSSRERIGAWIESDPVQRVIISLIALNAMTLGLQTSPALVADFGGALHLIDQAVLAVFVVEILLKLYARGARFFASGWNLFDFTVVAIALVPASGPLAVLRALRVLRVLRLISMAPRLRFVVEALLKALPGISSIALLMLILFYVFAVMATGLFGERFPEWFGGLGASMYTLFQVMTLESWSMGIVRPVMAAYPLAWLFFIPFILIATFTMLNLFIGIIVDTMQTLHDAQHQGTRDELERSMHRDNAQLEHELQALRVEVRALREALRR